A genomic window from Macaca thibetana thibetana isolate TM-01 chromosome 16, ASM2454274v1, whole genome shotgun sequence includes:
- the LOC126939141 gene encoding anaphase-promoting complex subunit 11: MKVKIKCWNGVATWLWVANDENCGICRMAFNGCCPDCKVPGDDCPLVWGQCSHCFHMHCILKWLHAQQVQQHCPMCRQEWKFKE; encoded by the exons ATGAAGGTGAAGATTAAGTGCTGGAATGGCGTGGCCACTTGGCTCTGGGTGGCCAACGATGAGAACTGTGGCATCTGCAGGATGGCATTTAACGGCTGCTGCCCCGACT GCAAGGTGCCTGGCGACGACTGCCCGCTGGTGTGGGGCCAGTGCTCCCACTGCTTCCACATGCACTGCATCCTCAAGTGGCTGCACGCGCAGCAGGTGCAGCAGCACTGCCCCATGTGTCGCCAGGAATGGAAGTTCAAGGAGTGA
- the NPB gene encoding neuropeptide B, with protein MARPATLAAAALALCLLLAPPGLAWYKPAAGRSSYSVGRAAGLLSGFRRSPYARRSQPHRGAEPPGRAGASPELQLHPRLRSLAVCVQDVAPNLQRCERLPDGRGTFQCKADVFLSLRSADCRAR; from the exons ATGGCCCGGCCCGCGACACTGGCAGCCGCCGCCCTGGCGCTGTGCCTGCTGCTGGCGCCGCCCGGCCTCGCGTGGTACAAGCCGGCGGCGGGGCGCAGCTCCTACTCCGTGGGCCGCGCCGCGGGGCTGCTGTCCGGCTTCCGCAGGTCCCCGTACGCGCGGCGCTCCCAGCCCCACAGAGGGGCGGAACCCCCGGGCCGGGCCGGCGCCTCCCCGGAGCTGCAGCTGCACCCCAGACTGCGGAGCCTC GCCGTGTGCGTCCAGGACGTCGCTCCGAACCTGCAGAGGTGCGAGCGGCTGCCCGACGGCCGCGGGACCTTCCAGTGCAAGGCGGACGTGTTCCTGTCCCTGCGCTCCGCCGACTGCCGCGCCCGCTGA
- the LOC126939125 gene encoding LOW QUALITY PROTEIN: uncharacterized protein LOC126939125 (The sequence of the model RefSeq protein was modified relative to this genomic sequence to represent the inferred CDS: deleted 1 base in 1 codon), giving the protein MSQPQCICGLIRHPRPASGGERTRTKRHLCLTGLSCALRPSPQGARRLRSHLKGVISSRVVLRLESPHGQVLPGLGVGMLWGRRCRQDRRAAMSSSSTMPDRPCHGAGAGTCCALLAAAVSWGFPGSWRSGTLVSLDHGLYEYPSLSGPLHGESISRCLGWCPQPVPVLGGRAHQHGVPSAWATPRIPEV; this is encoded by the exons ATGAGTCAGCCTCAGTGCATCTGCGGACTCATCAGACACCCCAGGCCGGCTTCGGGTGGGGAACGCACTAGAACGAAGCGGCACCTTTGTCTAACG GGCCTCTCCTGCGCACTCAGACCCTCTCCTCAGGGGGCTCGCAGGCTTCGCTCTCATTTGAAAGGGGTGATTTCAAGCAGAGTTGTGCTGAGGCTAGAAAGCCCCCATGGGCAGGTCCTCCCAGGGCTGGGAGTGGGCATGCTGTGGGGCCGCCGGTGCCGCCAGGACAGGAGGGCGGCCATGAGCTCCAGCTCCACAATGCCAGACCGACCCTGCcacggggctggggctgggacttGCTGTGCTTTGCTGGCAGCAGCTGTTTCATGGGGTTTTCCAGGCTCTTGGAGATCAGGGACACTTGTTTCTCTTGATCATGGCTTATATGAGTATCCCTCTCTGTCAGGCCCTCTCCATGGAGAAAGCATTTCTAGGTGTTTGGGCTGGTGCCCGCAGCCTGTGCCTGTCCTGGGAGGCAGGGCCCATCAACATGGCGTCCCCAGTGCCTGGGCGACACCCCGGATTCCTGAAGTCTAG